From one Rhopalosiphum padi isolate XX-2018 chromosome 2, ASM2088224v1, whole genome shotgun sequence genomic stretch:
- the LOC132919496 gene encoding trichoplein keratin filament-binding protein-like → MSQKSCNNNRRANPAKMYEALHKKRAAECEAREQWAGVTQYFKTWENNSNKFTNWTSPQYYKKSSELQLEMRRREQRKLEEEQEELQKWRKKLRDRQLEDEEFKKGQMKKKPVPLSRPNSAGQKTPCEEMAMELKRKHDAVTDREIELRLHVRSKSCDPKQAKQYVMRERERSSESSWDDRMKEKKSADQKRRERSEYEQRLNEERSAADKLAEEEKHRTRQARAVQLKDELVGRVAELKNRSDRCDELKRLESAYLSLQGQVENVEHSNKQLDRKKIQSLSRAKALRQYLTTLKQRSKEVVEFLREDRKLLDDLVSTVRSSKAASSVDLGGMVDELRDMYNRYEDDESQRLYLMDFMFEEEARNMWRSQEERWRREHTLRKTGMEDLFSAIKTQLEENIEKCLDEQRMLISEREELIGIIEKGNDELKRLEAESAEFYEQYPDYCSSDDNNNNGVQSSDSTDYRKFEKTALKVMDREQKLLAEMARMNLLDDPKLTDHRRKKSVW, encoded by the exons atgagTCAAAAGAGCTGCAATAACAACCGTCGGGCGAATCCCGCAAAAATGTACGAGGCATTGCACAAGAAGCGTGCGGCCGAGTGCGAAGCCAGAGAACAATGGGCCGGAGTGACGCAGTACTTCAAGACTTGGGAAAACAACTCGAACAAGTTCACGAATTGGACATCGCCGCAGTACTACAAAAAAAG TTCCGAGCTACAATTGGAAATGCGAAGACGGGAGCAGCGAAAACTCGAGGAAGAACAAGAAGAATTGCAAAAGTGGCGCAAAAAATTACGAGACAGACAGCTCGAGGACGAGGAGTTTaag AAAGGGCAAATGAAAAAAAAGCCCGTACCACTGTCGAGGCCAAATTCAGCCGGACAAAAAACACCTTGTGAAGAAATGGCAATGGAACTAAAACGCAAACACGACGCCGTCACGGACAGGGAGATCGAGTTGAGACTTCACGTACGATCCAAATCGTGCGATCCTAAACAGGCTAAACAA TATGTCATGCGAGAGCGTGAGCGGTCGTCTGAATCTTCGTGGGACGACCGGATGAAAGAAAAAAAGTCGGCGGACCAAAAACGGCGAGAACGATCAGAATACGAACAGCGGTTAAACGAGGAACGGTCTGCGGCCGATAAATTGGCTGAAGAGGAAAAACACCGTACACGACAGGCTCGGGCGGTTCAATTAAAAGACGAGCTTGTCGGCCGTGTAGCggaattaaa aAATCGTTCGGACCGATGTGATGAGCTCAAGAGATTGGAGTCTGCATACTTATCATTGCAAGGCCAGGTGGAAAACGTGGAGCATAGTAATAAGCAGTTGGATCGAAAAAAGATTCAAAGCTTATCCAG GGCTAAAGCGCTCCGCCAGTACCTGACCACACTGAAGCAGAGGTCCAAGGAGGTGGTTGAGTTTTTGCGAGAAGACCGTAAGCTTTTAGATGACTTGGTCTCAACTGTGCGCAGCTCTAAAGCTGCGTCTTCCGTTGACCTAGGTGGTATGGTAGACGAACTCAGAGACATGTACAACCGGTACGAAGATGACGAAAGCCAGCGactatatttgatggattttatgTTTGA aGAAGAAGCTCGAAACATGTGGCGGTCACAAGAGGAACGGTGGCGCAGAGAACATACATTACGTAAGACCGGAATGGAAGACCTGTTTTCTGCGATAAAAACCCAA TTGGAAGAGAACATTGAAAAATGTTTGGATGAACAACGTATGTTAATCAGTGAACGAGAAGAATTGATCGGTATCATTGAAAAGGGTAATGATGAACTAAAACGGTTGGAAGCAGAGTCGGCTGAATTCTATGAACAGTATCCAGACTACTGTAGCAGTgatgacaataacaataacggAGTACAATCATCG GATTCTACCGACtatagaaaatttgaaaaaacagCTTTAAAGGTAATGGATCGCGAACAAAAATTGTTAGCAGAAATGGCTCGAATGAATTTGTTGGATGACCCCAAATTAACA GATCACAGAAGAAAAAAATCAGTTTGGTAA
- the LOC132919498 gene encoding required for meiotic nuclear division protein 1 homolog codes for MFCFTAIRACRPCSLWPSVVTAAIRRQGLNTRNSPATAAAQSQSGIKKRVQRRKPALVEDTGQRHGYWCVSAFSTAEEFRLEQLSAALSKTNMYEPTCLYSGSDDSEETAPADVIHAVSKFHVTNEPRHLYFFREGSVVGWNVSDLEVSSLINFVAEHEIGSYDDHIVMDERESMYYAYTNDKKSSIQKGNVYLIGNDVTASDLDRYTFSNAMAHSVKLGTWEALLEEYIDSVEVVTQDLQNGLPIRITRKEVMKKTGELFGLRHRINLSSDLLDLPDFYWEREHLETFYRSTCNYFSISTRLKTMNVKINHCLELVELLSHHLSDKHHIRLEWMIIVLIMVEVGFEIIHYAQLFIK; via the exons atgttctgcTTCACTGCAATTCGTGCGTGTAGACCGTGTAGTCTGTGGCCGTCGGTTGTCACGGCCGCAATCAGACGTCAAGGCCTGAACACTCGAAATTCGCCCGCCACAGCCGCGGCACAATCGCAAAGTGGCATTAAAAAGCGCGTGCAACGCCGGAAGCCGGCCCTCGTGGAAGACACGGGCCAGCGACATGGC TATTGGTGCGTGTCGGCGTTCTCGACTGCCGAAGAGTTTCGGCTGGAACAACTGTCGGCGGCGCTGTCCAAAACGAACATGTACGAGCCCACGTGTCTGTACAGTGGTTCAGACGACAGTGAAG AAACTGCACCGGCTGACGTCATCCACGCCGTGTCCAAGTTTCACGTGACCAACGAGCCCaggcatttatattttttccgcGAAGGCTCGGTGGTCGGATGGAACGTGTCAGACCTCGAAGTCAGCAGTCTGATTAATTTTGTCGCTGAACACGAGATCGGGTCCTACGACGACCACATTGTCATGGACGAGAGAGAAAGCATGTATTATGCATACACAAACGACAA AAAAAGTTCGATCCAAAAAGGAAATGTGTATTTGATCGGCAATGACGTGACGGCTTCCGACTTGGACCGGTACACATTCTCCAACGCGATGGCGCATAGCGTGAAGCTGGGCACATGGGAAGCGCTGCTCGAGGAGTATATAGATTCCGTCGAGGTCGTTACACAA GACCTACAAAATGGACTGCCTATCCGGATCACCAGAAAAGAAGTCATGAAAAAAACCGGTGAACTGTTTGGACTGAGACACAGGATCAATTTAAGTTCCGATCTCCTCGATTTGCCAGACTTTTACTGGGAACGAGAACACTTGGAAACGTTTTACCGTTCAACGTGTAACTATTTCAGCATATCCACGCGTCTCAAG ACAATGAACGTCAAAATAAACCATTGCCTAGAACTCGTCGAACTCCTGTCACACCATTTGAGCGACAAACATCACATTAGACTGGAATGGATGATAATCGTGTTGATCATGGTCGAGGTTGGTTTCGAAATCATTCACTATGCTCAGTTGTTCATCAAATGA